The following proteins are encoded in a genomic region of Enterocloster clostridioformis:
- a CDS encoding ATP-binding protein gives MMSVIQHAWVSFVLSVAETLILYWLCSNFLHRNPRPVSQYTVGILIYFIFQWVTYWFNAPLFSMCVFYCAFTMLVSCIFFTDSLRTKVLVAYLFVVLNYACKLLSAVLVRFLHNEPLPSEPNFLIQSPLAQMTACVLFFFFTLLFILCRNMRKSNKDNLYNAISFLVPSVILFITIQIFHMRNSVSHFYLEISGILFCSSMFLFYLVDDYAIINEESQKNMIADKLLTMQSSYYQKVEDSQREITSLRHDLKKHLHSLVVFLKAGQYVEALTYIEQIYESANGMKVPLTGGNSMVNILVNNAQQQAAACSVPLTANIMVPPELPVDNVDLCIILGNLLDNALEACCRMVKGADRFIHTEIRCQKAFLIISISNSYNGQLRMEGNRYESIKIGEQYCGIGLSNVSTVIHKYNGDMKISHNNDVFTVSVMLPLVRR, from the coding sequence ATGATGAGCGTCATTCAGCATGCCTGGGTCAGCTTTGTGCTGTCCGTGGCCGAGACCCTGATTCTTTATTGGCTGTGCAGCAACTTCCTTCACCGGAACCCGCGCCCCGTATCCCAATACACGGTGGGCATCCTGATCTATTTTATATTCCAGTGGGTAACCTACTGGTTCAATGCGCCTCTGTTCAGCATGTGCGTCTTTTACTGTGCCTTCACAATGCTGGTAAGCTGCATTTTCTTCACGGATTCCCTCAGGACCAAGGTACTGGTTGCTTATCTGTTCGTTGTTCTCAACTATGCCTGCAAGCTGCTGTCCGCAGTGCTGGTGCGTTTTCTGCACAACGAGCCCCTTCCCTCCGAACCCAACTTCCTGATTCAGAGCCCTTTGGCCCAGATGACGGCCTGCGTCCTTTTTTTCTTCTTTACCCTGCTATTCATCCTGTGCAGAAACATGAGGAAGAGCAACAAAGACAACCTTTACAATGCCATTTCCTTCCTGGTGCCCTCCGTGATTCTGTTCATCACCATCCAGATTTTCCACATGAGGAACAGCGTATCCCACTTTTACCTGGAGATATCGGGAATCCTTTTCTGCTCCTCCATGTTCCTGTTTTATCTGGTGGACGACTACGCCATCATCAACGAGGAGAGCCAGAAAAATATGATTGCGGACAAGCTCCTGACCATGCAGTCCTCCTACTATCAGAAGGTGGAGGACTCCCAGAGGGAAATCACCTCCCTGCGCCACGATTTAAAAAAACACCTCCATTCCCTGGTGGTGTTTTTAAAAGCAGGCCAGTATGTGGAGGCCCTTACATATATTGAACAAATCTATGAATCCGCCAACGGCATGAAGGTGCCTCTCACCGGCGGAAACAGCATGGTAAACATCCTGGTAAACAATGCGCAGCAGCAGGCCGCTGCCTGCAGCGTTCCCCTGACAGCCAATATCATGGTGCCTCCCGAACTTCCGGTTGATAACGTGGACCTGTGCATCATCCTGGGCAATCTTCTGGACAATGCCCTGGAGGCATGCTGCCGTATGGTCAAGGGTGCAGACCGGTTTATCCACACGGAAATCCGCTGCCAAAAGGCATTCCTCATCATCAGCATCTCCAATTCATACAACGGCCAGCTGCGCATGGAAGGCAACCGGTACGAAAGCATAAAGATTGGGGAACAGTACTGCGGCATAGGGCTCTCCAATGTTTCCACGGTCATCCATAAATATAACGGCGACATGAAAATCAGCCACAACAACGATGTATTCACGGTATCCGTCATGCTGCCGCTGGTGCGCAGGTGA
- a CDS encoding LytR/AlgR family response regulator transcription factor: MFRIVLCDDSPADLMVLRGHLEQLKEKRPVDIISYTDGLDLLKDYKQKGFCDILVLDMRMKTMGGIEVAKHIRRLDDEVPILIVTATVDYAVEGYKVGAFRYIVKPVEGSDFLSAVEELLDRQQKKQASIFSFPSMSGTTKLMTDHIYYLESDLRTIRVVAKEGTFTFTGTISSLEEQLRTDGFIRIHKSFLVNVSHIYNIFKDSVTMDNKEVLPMSKHKRKEVNQEFLSYMEANL; this comes from the coding sequence ATGTTCAGAATTGTACTTTGCGATGACAGTCCCGCGGACCTGATGGTGCTGCGCGGACATCTGGAACAATTAAAAGAAAAACGGCCTGTGGATATCATATCCTATACAGACGGCCTGGACCTGCTTAAGGATTATAAACAAAAAGGGTTCTGCGACATCCTGGTGCTTGACATGCGCATGAAAACCATGGGCGGCATCGAGGTGGCAAAGCATATCCGCCGGCTGGACGACGAGGTTCCCATCCTCATTGTGACAGCCACCGTGGATTACGCGGTGGAGGGCTACAAGGTGGGCGCCTTCCGCTATATCGTAAAGCCGGTGGAGGGCAGTGACTTTCTGTCTGCCGTGGAGGAGCTGTTGGACAGGCAGCAGAAGAAACAGGCATCCATCTTCTCCTTCCCCAGCATGAGCGGCACCACCAAGCTTATGACCGACCATATCTATTATCTGGAATCGGATTTAAGGACCATCCGTGTGGTTGCAAAGGAAGGCACATTTACCTTTACAGGCACCATCAGTTCCCTGGAGGAACAGCTCCGTACGGACGGCTTCATCCGTATTCACAAAAGCTTTCTTGTCAACGTAAGCCATATTTATAATATTTTCAAGGATTCCGTAACCATGGACAACAAGGAAGTGCTTCCCATGAGCAAGCACAAGCGCAAGGAAGTGAACCAGGAATTCTTAAGCTATATGGAGGCAAACCTATGA
- a CDS encoding APC family permease: MSGPSGNDAGGMKKTLSIWNFFTIGFGAIIGTGWVLLVGDWMVIGGGPIAAMIAFAIGAVFLLPIGAVFGELTAAIPISGGIIEYVDRTYGRNVSYITGWFLALGNGILCPWEAIAISTLVSDMFGGLFPILRAVKLYTIMGADVYLFPTVIALGFAVYVVLLNFRGASAAAKLQAFLTKALLAGMLLAMAISFVKGGPSNILPSFTQVEGPSTVTSANNMFAGIISVLVMTPFFYAGFDTIPQQAEEAAEGLDWNRFGKVISMALLAAGGFYMICIYSFGTIIPWTDFIKSTVPALACLKSISMFLYVAMLVIATLGPMGPMNSFYGATSRIMLAMGRKGQLPDSFAVLDEKSGAPKMANTVLAVLTIMGPFLGKNMLVSLTNVSALAFIFSCTMVSFACLKMRYTEPGLPRPYKVPGGKAGICMACLAGTIIIGLMVVPFSPAALKPVEWAIVVAWLVIGLGLSAVTRAKGNNKAAAAAK; this comes from the coding sequence ATGTCTGGACCAAGTGGAAATGATGCAGGCGGAATGAAAAAGACCCTGTCCATATGGAATTTCTTCACCATTGGATTCGGGGCCATCATCGGTACTGGCTGGGTGCTTCTGGTAGGTGACTGGATGGTGATTGGAGGCGGACCCATAGCGGCCATGATAGCATTTGCCATTGGAGCCGTGTTCCTGCTCCCCATTGGAGCCGTGTTCGGGGAGCTGACAGCGGCCATCCCTATCTCCGGAGGAATTATTGAATATGTGGACAGGACCTACGGGCGGAATGTCTCATACATAACGGGATGGTTCCTGGCTCTGGGAAACGGTATCCTCTGTCCCTGGGAGGCAATCGCCATCTCCACATTAGTATCCGATATGTTCGGGGGACTGTTCCCGATTCTCAGGGCGGTCAAGCTCTATACCATCATGGGGGCGGACGTGTACCTGTTCCCCACCGTCATAGCGCTGGGATTCGCGGTCTATGTGGTTCTCCTTAACTTCCGGGGAGCCAGCGCGGCCGCAAAGCTGCAGGCATTCCTGACAAAGGCTCTGTTGGCGGGCATGCTTCTGGCAATGGCAATTTCCTTCGTAAAAGGCGGACCATCCAACATCCTTCCCTCCTTTACACAGGTGGAAGGACCGTCCACGGTGACCAGTGCGAACAACATGTTTGCAGGCATTATCTCGGTGCTGGTAATGACGCCGTTCTTCTACGCGGGGTTTGATACCATACCGCAGCAGGCCGAGGAAGCGGCGGAGGGCCTGGACTGGAATAGGTTCGGCAAGGTCATCAGTATGGCACTCCTGGCGGCAGGCGGTTTCTACATGATTTGTATCTATTCCTTCGGCACCATTATACCGTGGACTGATTTTATAAAAAGCACGGTTCCGGCCCTGGCCTGCCTTAAGAGCATCAGCATGTTTCTGTATGTGGCAATGCTGGTAATCGCCACATTAGGCCCTATGGGCCCCATGAACTCCTTCTACGGAGCTACCAGCCGCATTATGCTGGCCATGGGACGTAAAGGACAGCTTCCGGACAGCTTCGCGGTTCTGGATGAAAAAAGCGGGGCTCCCAAGATGGCCAACACGGTACTGGCAGTCCTGACCATTATGGGACCTTTCCTGGGAAAGAACATGCTGGTATCCCTGACCAATGTGTCTGCGCTGGCATTCATCTTCTCCTGCACCATGGTAAGCTTTGCCTGCCTTAAGATGCGCTATACGGAGCCTGGCCTTCCAAGGCCATACAAGGTTCCCGGCGGAAAAGCAGGCATCTGCATGGCGTGTCTGGCAGGTACCATCATCATCGGGCTTATGGTGGTTCCTTTCAGCCCCGCAGCCCTTAAGCCGGTAGAGTGGGCCATCGTGGTTGCCTGGCTGGTCATCGGACTGGGCCTTAGCGCTGTCACCAGGGCAAAGGGAAATAATAAGGCGGCGGCCGCTGCAAAATAA
- a CDS encoding metal-dependent hydrolase family protein: MKKVAFKSGLLIDGTGAEPVANSLVLTEDDKITYAGADREIGPDYEVVDIAGKTIMPGLIDSHLHFSGNLTDDDSDWVLEDVVQKTVVAVQQAHECLENGLTTVGEISRSGIQIRNMVEAGVMKGPRVVATGLGFCRTCGHGDSHKLPSYYNDESHPWAERVDGPWDLRKAVRRRLRQNPDAIKIWSTGGGIWRWDQKLDQHYTLEEIQAVVDECSMVGIPVWSHAEGYGGALDSARAGVHLIIHGQTLNDECLDIMAEKGIYFCPTIQFLNEWFKTYAPPYIPEVHDQYPGNTVAEKELNRVYANLRKAKAKGIGLTIGSDSFCSSLTPYGTTAIGEMYSFVEKAGISEMDTIVAATKTGAEMLKVDNVTGSLTEGKSADLLVINGNPLENIRAIAVENMDVIMKEGYFVKR; the protein is encoded by the coding sequence ATGAAGAAGGTAGCTTTTAAAAGCGGTTTACTGATTGACGGAACCGGCGCGGAGCCAGTGGCGAACAGCCTGGTTCTGACAGAGGATGACAAGATTACATATGCCGGTGCGGACAGGGAAATCGGACCTGACTACGAGGTTGTGGATATTGCAGGAAAGACCATTATGCCGGGGCTTATTGACTCCCATCTGCATTTTTCAGGAAACCTGACAGACGATGACAGCGACTGGGTGCTGGAGGATGTGGTTCAGAAGACAGTGGTGGCGGTACAGCAGGCCCACGAGTGTCTGGAGAACGGCCTGACAACGGTTGGAGAGATTTCCCGTTCCGGTATCCAAATCCGCAATATGGTGGAGGCCGGTGTCATGAAGGGCCCCAGGGTAGTGGCAACCGGACTTGGCTTCTGCCGTACCTGCGGACACGGCGATTCCCACAAGCTTCCCAGCTACTACAATGACGAATCCCATCCATGGGCTGAGCGTGTGGACGGACCATGGGATCTGCGCAAGGCAGTGAGAAGAAGACTCCGCCAGAATCCCGATGCAATCAAAATCTGGTCCACAGGCGGCGGCATATGGCGCTGGGATCAGAAGCTAGACCAGCATTACACACTGGAAGAGATTCAGGCAGTGGTGGATGAGTGCAGCATGGTAGGAATCCCGGTTTGGTCCCATGCAGAGGGCTACGGCGGCGCCCTGGATTCCGCCAGGGCAGGGGTGCATCTCATTATCCACGGCCAGACCTTAAATGACGAGTGCCTGGACATCATGGCGGAGAAGGGTATCTATTTCTGTCCTACCATCCAGTTCTTAAATGAGTGGTTTAAGACTTATGCTCCGCCATACATCCCGGAGGTACATGACCAGTATCCTGGCAATACCGTAGCGGAGAAAGAGCTGAACCGCGTATACGCTAATTTAAGGAAGGCAAAGGCAAAAGGCATCGGTCTTACCATTGGTTCCGACTCCTTCTGCTCCAGTCTTACGCCATACGGAACAACAGCCATCGGAGAAATGTATTCCTTTGTGGAAAAGGCAGGCATCAGCGAGATGGATACCATTGTGGCAGCTACCAAGACAGGCGCCGAGATGCTGAAGGTTGATAATGTGACCGGCTCCCTGACAGAGGGCAAGAGTGCTGACCTGTTAGTCATTAACGGCAACCCGTTAGAGAATATCCGTGCAATCGCTGTTGAGAACATGGACGTAATCATGAAAGAGGGATATTTTGTAAAACGCTGA
- a CDS encoding Na+/H+ antiporter subunit E, which translates to MGCCYNRRQSFAVWEAKGDEKKMYVLLYLLWILLNGRVTAEILTLGVPAAGLVYGFGYLALDCRLSKDLLLLKRLGHVLVFLAMVVWEVVKANVAIIRIVLSPHMEITPCLVPVKTDLKSAGARAALANAITLTPGTITVDVKDDVLWVHALTAEMAEGLKDWHVARQLARIEEIT; encoded by the coding sequence ATGGGCTGCTGCTATAACAGGCGGCAGTCCTTTGCGGTTTGGGAAGCCAAGGGGGATGAAAAGAAAATGTATGTATTGCTGTATCTTCTGTGGATTCTTTTAAACGGCAGAGTCACGGCTGAGATTCTGACATTGGGAGTCCCGGCGGCAGGTCTGGTATACGGATTCGGGTATCTGGCCCTGGACTGCCGGCTGTCCAAAGACCTGCTTCTGCTGAAACGGCTGGGGCATGTCCTGGTATTCCTGGCCATGGTGGTATGGGAGGTGGTGAAGGCAAATGTGGCCATCATCCGCATTGTGCTGTCTCCTCACATGGAGATCACGCCCTGTCTGGTGCCTGTTAAGACGGACTTAAAGAGCGCCGGAGCCAGGGCGGCCCTGGCTAATGCCATCACCCTGACACCGGGCACCATCACGGTGGATGTGAAGGATGATGTGTTGTGGGTCCACGCACTGACCGCTGAGATGGCGGAAGGGCTCAAGGACTGGCATGTGGCAAGACAGCTGGCGCGGATAGAGGAGATAACGTAA
- a CDS encoding monovalent cation/H+ antiporter complex subunit F — MGAKMGAAAEGMFTGVLILSVVILSINMVFCLLRAVLGPRFSDRLIAINMIGTKTVLMIALLIKVFHEDYLVDICLIYALISFLSFVVLTKLLGLRMSREKGMGGSGTAEKENEEKEALL, encoded by the coding sequence ATGGGGGCAAAGATGGGGGCAGCGGCGGAAGGGATGTTTACAGGTGTCCTGATTCTGTCAGTCGTCATACTCAGCATCAATATGGTATTCTGCCTTCTGCGGGCCGTGCTGGGACCGCGCTTCTCCGACAGGCTCATTGCCATCAACATGATAGGGACCAAGACCGTGCTCATGATTGCCCTGCTTATAAAAGTATTCCATGAGGACTATCTGGTGGATATCTGCCTTATATATGCCCTTATCAGTTTCCTGTCCTTTGTGGTGCTGACAAAGCTTCTGGGCCTGCGGATGAGCCGTGAAAAGGGAATGGGAGGGAGCGGTACGGCAGAAAAGGAAAATGAGGAAAAGGAGGCGTTGCTGTGA
- a CDS encoding cation:proton antiporter yields the protein MGLVIGGIFIILGVFVLCVATFGIFRFEYALNRIHVAAKCDTLGSMLILAGLMISNGWNMESAKIGLILLFIWIGNPAASHMVARAEAGSNPDLGKECGVSEYEGG from the coding sequence ATGGGTCTGGTGATAGGAGGAATTTTTATCATACTGGGAGTGTTTGTACTCTGCGTGGCAACCTTTGGCATATTCCGGTTTGAATATGCGCTGAATCGGATTCATGTGGCTGCCAAATGTGACACCCTGGGAAGCATGCTCATACTGGCGGGCCTTATGATCTCCAACGGGTGGAATATGGAATCGGCGAAAATCGGATTGATTCTTCTGTTTATCTGGATTGGCAACCCGGCTGCCTCGCATATGGTGGCCAGGGCGGAGGCCGGGAGCAATCCGGACCTTGGCAAGGAATGCGGGGTGTCTGAATATGAAGGTGGTTGA
- a CDS encoding hydrogenase subunit MbhD domain-containing protein codes for MKVVEIILLLFLMACSLSVFLCRNLLVAAILFMANSLIMSIIWVILQSPDLAVTEAAVGAGVTGILLFITLYKVNGLRGEDSE; via the coding sequence ATGAAGGTGGTTGAGATCATCCTGCTGCTGTTTCTGATGGCCTGCTCCTTAAGCGTATTCCTTTGCAGAAACCTGCTGGTGGCGGCCATTCTGTTTATGGCCAACAGCCTTATCATGAGCATCATATGGGTGATTCTGCAGTCCCCGGACCTGGCTGTCACAGAGGCGGCCGTGGGCGCAGGGGTTACGGGAATTCTTCTTTTCATTACACTGTATAAGGTCAACGGGTTAAGGGGGGAAGACAGTGAGTGA
- the mbhE gene encoding hydrogen gas-evolving membrane-bound hydrogenase subunit E produces MSEDIGKRGLRVFVDWVENGQDWDDEEGAHGAAEGARAAGQAKKESVKRNMGRRFTEYTQEHALRVFGSIYRAVAQVVCLAGMAVLLMMVSHLPAFGSADNPANNEVAGRYLEDGLSETGAVNTVAGIILDYRAFDTFGESVVLFLSAVSVIALMRRKSGSGSGGRADQGGGRECERDEERDIILEQVARLLVPFILMFGLYVVLNGHLSPGGGFSGGTVMGAGLILYANAFGYRRIHRFFSFKTFTVVSSSALMVYALSKGYSFFMGANHLESGIPLGKPGNILSAGLILPLNICVGLVVAGTMYCFYSLFREGEV; encoded by the coding sequence GTGAGTGAGGACATAGGTAAGCGCGGTCTGCGCGTATTTGTGGACTGGGTGGAGAACGGACAGGACTGGGATGATGAGGAAGGTGCCCATGGAGCGGCGGAAGGTGCCCGTGCTGCGGGGCAGGCCAAAAAGGAAAGTGTTAAACGGAATATGGGCCGGCGGTTTACGGAATACACGCAGGAGCATGCCCTGCGTGTATTCGGCAGTATCTACCGGGCTGTTGCACAGGTAGTCTGTCTGGCGGGCATGGCGGTTCTTCTCATGATGGTATCCCATCTGCCGGCCTTTGGGTCCGCGGACAATCCCGCCAACAATGAGGTGGCGGGACGTTATCTGGAAGACGGGCTTTCCGAGACAGGGGCTGTGAATACGGTTGCAGGCATCATATTGGATTACCGGGCCTTTGATACCTTTGGCGAGTCTGTGGTCTTATTCCTGTCAGCCGTCAGCGTCATAGCCCTCATGCGCCGTAAATCCGGGAGCGGGTCCGGCGGGAGGGCAGACCAGGGAGGGGGAAGGGAATGCGAAAGGGATGAGGAAAGGGATATCATACTGGAACAGGTGGCCAGGCTGCTGGTCCCCTTTATTCTCATGTTTGGCTTGTATGTGGTGCTCAACGGTCATCTGTCCCCCGGAGGCGGGTTCTCAGGAGGGACGGTTATGGGGGCAGGTCTGATTCTATATGCCAATGCATTTGGGTACCGGCGGATTCATCGTTTTTTCAGCTTTAAAACCTTTACCGTGGTGAGCAGCAGCGCGCTGATGGTATACGCCCTCTCAAAAGGCTATTCCTTTTTTATGGGAGCCAACCACCTGGAGTCGGGCATACCTTTGGGGAAGCCGGGGAACATCTTGAGCGCGGGGCTGATACTGCCTCTGAATATCTGTGTGGGGCTGGTGGTGGCAGGGACCATGTATTGCTTTTATTCCCTGTTCCGGGAAGGGGAGGTGTGA